CCGTGCTGACGGGGATCAACTCGGTAGTCCGGCGGATCGACCTGAGCTGCAAGCTGCTGGCCCCGGTCTTCTCCGGCCTGGTCTTCAGCTTCGTGTCCGCGCAGgcctccgccgcggcgctgGCGCTGTGGAACGTCGCCTCGGTGGGGCTCGAGTACTGGCTCTTCGTCTCTGTGTACAACGGCGTGCCCGCCCTCGCCGCGGAGAACGGCCGGCTGAGGGCAGCGGACGTGCTACTACCGTCGGAGGAGGAgatcgccgccccgccggccgagAGGGCGGCAAATTGGAGGACGAGGCTGACGGAGCGGCTCTCGATCATACCCTGCTGGGAGTCGTGGGTGGTGTACGTGAGGCAGGACGTCGCGCTTCCCGGGGTCGCCCTCGCCTTCCTCTACTTCACCGTCCTGAGGCAAGCTAACTGAAACTCCGATGAACTCTGAACAACTCAGAGATGACGAACGCCTTTGGCGAATGCAATTTTTGTTTGCAGCTTTGGCACGCTGATGACGGCGACGCTGGACTGGAAGGGCATCCCTGCGTACGTGATCAGTCTGGCGCGGGGGTTCAGCGCCGTCGTCGGCATCGGCGCGACGCTGCTGTACCCGGTGGTGCACTCGCGGGTGTCCACGCTCCGGACGGGGCTCTGGTCCATCTGGATGCAGGTAATCCATAGGTGATTGGCAAACTGTCAGTAGCTCCCAACGAATTGTTCGCTGAATTTTACTGCGGCGTGGTGTGTGTGCGCGCCACGAAGTGGTGCTGCCTGCTGGTGTGCGTGGCCTCCATCTGGGCCAGCAGCAGCGTGGCGTCGGCGTGGATGCTGATGACCGGCGTCGCGGCGTCGCGGCTGGGGCTCTGGATGTTCGACCTCGCCGTCATGCAGCTGATGCAGGATGGCGTGCCGGAGGACGAGCGGTGCGTGGTGGGCGGGGTGCAGAGCTCGCTGCAGTCCGTGTTCGACCTCCTCACCTACATCATGGGCATCATCATCTCCGACCCCAGGGTGAGTGCCAATCCCATGAACTAAACATTTGCACTTGACATACCAACAAGAGAAGAGATGACGATTCAACACACTTTTTCTAAAAATAGGTTTCTAAACCCAGCCATATGAGATGGCTTAAATCTGTGCACACTTTGAACAGGATTTCAGCGAGCTGATCGTGCTGTCGTTCTTCCTGGTGACCTGCGCGGCGGCCATGTACACACTGCACGTCCACCGCGTGCGCAAGCACCTCTTCCACTTCGACAAGATCCTCGCCAGGATCAGCTGGTGAGCGATCGACCTGGCGGGCATGGATTACCTAATAGTCCACCAGTGACGGCATTGCTACCAACCCAGTTCCTGATGATGTCTGCATCTCACTTGCTTTTATTTTGGCTGCCGGCCGATGCAGGATCAAAGTTTCCTGAACTGATTCCGGACGGTTGATCAGAACGCAGTCGGCAAAGAATTTGCCCTGCTTCTGGCTACTGCCAATTGGTCACCTGAGACCGGGTTTGAAGCAACCAGACACAGAGTTACTGGCTGGTGTTGTAAACTGACAGTTCCGATGTCCACATGTGCAGTGTATACAAAGTTGTACGTGTAGCGACCGCGTCGCAAGATTGTGGGTTgtggggtgtgtgtgtgtgtggtggtggtggtggttggggGGGCGGGGGGCTGGGCTTGTACTCTGCTGGGAACAAGTTTGTTAGCTGCAGAATATATAGATAAGTGGTGGTTTGGGGAATCAACATGAATCTGAGCTCATGGTGAGATTTATCGTGGTTCCATGCTTGCAGTTTTGAGAACAAAATGCTGAAGCAACAGGAAAATCTACATTAAACATGGGATGAGATGCCACAGTAAACAGGTGCCCCTTGGGAGTTATGCAAGCCATAACTTGTGCGAGCCAACTGGGGACACAGTAAAACAAATTGGGCCCCTTTCCAGCATCAGTAATTGCTCTATTTGGAAGAGGAAGCACAACTACCTCGTTGATTGTGTCGATGTCCTAAATGCCTTATATTTTTCTACTCTGCAGCTTCTCAAGGTAATAGTGCTGGGGTCCTCTAAACCAGGATATCCACACCGAACTGCATCCAGCAGGGTCAGGCATCATCTCAGAGATGTATGGACGCATCGTCTACCACTGAAAGATTAGACAGTTGGCGGTGGGTATATTGCCTACTAGTAAAAAATAGCACCGgttaaattttaaaataaatctaagtaaatgcaagcatttatgccGAGTCGACAACTCGAATCCAGATGGACAAGTTCCACCACTAGTAAGAGCTACCCCTGTGTGTTTTTTAATTAAAATGTAATATATGGGCACGTTTAGCTGCACTCGGCTCCCGCTCTGCGTGAATTGAGGGGAGTGCTGCCAAATAGTGTCCCACCGTTCCAATCATATTTTTCAACACGGGGGAGAGGATCCGTCTCCATTCTCCATTTCCGTCCCGTATGCGTCGCCCCTCTCCAACTGTATTGCCCATGCCTGCTCCTCTCACCTCCCTACTCGCCGTGCCTCGCTTCCCTCACCTGAACTCCATTCGTGGGCGGATGAGCTCGATTCACGGGACGAGAGCTCGGTTGACCGGATGCCGAACTCAATCCATCGGCGGCCAAGCTTGATTCGCAGGAGCAAGAGCTCGATATGCTAGCGGCAGCGGTGGCGGGCTCTCCTTTGGCACTCTTTTCATCCTTCACCTCCATGGCCTCCTTGACTTCCTCTACCGTGAGGCGCCGGCTCAAGGGAAGAGAGCGTGAGGGGAGGGTGAATGTTCTACAGCTAGCATGTGCCGCTCCAATTTCGTCCGCGCCCGCGAGTTGGAGCTGGGGGACGAGGGAGAAGCGCTACCAAACGGCTGAACCGTCGAGGTGGAGCGGAATGGAGCTAGAGGAACACCTAGGAGCTAGATTAGAGGAGAGCCAAGCACACCCTGTGTATTCTGCATTCTTCTTTATAGACATTTTATAGATAATATTATTATATTTATAGCATCGTGCGGATGTTTTTATATTAGGGTGGACACTCGGGAAGATCGGGTAATTCAGGTATTGTAAAATTCAACTTTTCAAAACAGCTATACGGTCTTTATCCGGAAAAAGAAAAATCCAAATTTTTGAGTACCTGGAATATCGGGTTTGGGTTCAGATTTTCCTAAAATACCTGGTCTCTCTGTCTCTCCCATTAGTCTACATGTAGCGGAATTCCTAAAATAAAACGCAAGATCAACATATCACTATCATTGTACAAATCAAACAAACCAGCGATCAACAAATCGGGCTAATAACTTTCCTATGGGGCTGTGGGGGTCGGATGAGTGTTTTGGGCCACGATCTATTAGATTTTTAATAATGTTCGTGTCAATCGAAAATTTAGGTTCCGGCGTTGAATATCCGAATTTTCCGGATTAAATTTAGGTTTCTTAACTTCCTATCTAAGATAGTGATTAGGTATATCGGATTTTTTGGATCGAATTCAAGTAATTCGGATTTGGAGTTCGGGTTCGGGTAATTCTGTCCAACCCTGTCGCACAGTGATTGTTTTGGGCCCCACCTCATGAAATCCCCGCATCATTTCGTGCCATCGGCAGAGTGCAGATCCATTCACCGATACCTTGTCCGGTTGTCCCAGGAGGCACCGGAGGGCCCACGTGCAGCGGCACTGGTCCCGCCGGCAGTGCTACGCGCGCAGCAGTCTTCGCCTCCTCTTTGGCCCTGCTTCCTGTGTAGTACGTCTAGTAGCTgggtcccactggtcagccACGAGTCACGAGTCACGACCCATCCCTCGCTTTAGCTGCAGAGCCCCGCCACGCCACGCCGGAATATCCCGTCCCGCCCGCACCTCCGCGGCCCACCCCCAATCCAGTGAGCACCCGCCTCCCCTGCGGCGGCGCTATGCGTCTCCTCCCCCTCGTcctcgccctcgccctcgcgctcgccgcggcgtcctccgccgccgcgagcGCGAGCGGCCCCCGGTCCGTCCTCCGCACGGTCACGGACGTCCCGGCGGCGGTCTCCTCCGGCGAAGACGCCGACGCGCTCTTCTGCGACAGCTGGAGGCTGTCCGTCGAGACGTCCAACGCGGGGCCCTGGCGCGCCATCCCCGCGCGCTGCGCGGCGTTCGTGCGGGGCTACATGGAGGGCCCCCGCTACGCGTCCGactccgccgtcgccgccgccgactcCCTCGCGTTCGCCTCCGgcgccctggccgccgccggggcGGGCGCCGCGAGGCCCGCGTGGGTGTTCGACGTCGACGAGACGCTGCTCTCCAACGCGCCCTACTACGCCGTCAATGGCTGGGGGTAGGTTGACTCCCTTGGAGCCATGGTTCTGTTTCTTGCTTGGCCGTAGTTGCTTGTCACGTTGGGTATTCCTGCCTGCGTTTGCCGGTTGGTGATTGAGAAGCGTATATTTCAGTGCAAATTGGTGTGATTTGAGAACTTTTAAGCATTTCTCTGGGTTATCTCT
The genomic region above belongs to Panicum hallii strain FIL2 chromosome 4, PHallii_v3.1, whole genome shotgun sequence and contains:
- the LOC112890672 gene encoding acid phosphatase 1-like; this translates as MRLLPLVLALALALAAASSAAASASGPRSVLRTVTDVPAAVSSGEDADALFCDSWRLSVETSNAGPWRAIPARCAAFVRGYMEGPRYASDSAVAAADSLAFASGALAAAGAGAARPAWVFDVDETLLSNAPYYAVNGWGSQEFNETSFDEWVDAAKAPALPSSLKLYNELRGLGFHVILLTGRTEFQRNSTEANLLFAGYQSWEKLILRQPSDIGKTAVKYKSERRAATEAEGFKILGNSGDQWSDLIGSPMATRSFKLPNPMYFIS
- the LOC112888616 gene encoding solute carrier family 40 member 1-like, translating into MEGDAAIEGGQLAPLLGSSWSGSGSPAPDASLLRRLYAGHALARWGARMWEFSVGLYMIRIWPGSLLFTAIYGVVESSSVAVFGPMVGTLVDKLTYLQVLGIWLLVQSLSFIVAGASVTALLVYDDLKATSFPVFMAVVVVTNVSGALAALSTLAGTILIEREWVVVISCGHPPAVLTGINSVVRRIDLSCKLLAPVFSGLVFSFVSAQASAAALALWNVASVGLEYWLFVSVYNGVPALAAENGRLRAADVLLPSEEEIAAPPAERAANWRTRLTERLSIIPCWESWVVYVRQDVALPGVALAFLYFTVLSFGTLMTATLDWKGIPAYVISLARGFSAVVGIGATLLYPVVHSRVSTLRTGLWSIWMQWCCLLVCVASIWASSSVASAWMLMTGVAASRLGLWMFDLAVMQLMQDGVPEDERCVVGGVQSSLQSVFDLLTYIMGIIISDPRDFSELIVLSFFLVTCAAAMYTLHVHRVRKHLFHFDKILARISWIKVS